The Sulfurimonas hydrogeniphila genome includes a window with the following:
- the eno gene encoding phosphopyruvate hydratase, translated as MFIDDVSAIEVMDSRGNPTVKATVRLSDGTTASAIVPSGASTGKREALELRDGGDRYMGKGVLKAVENVNSQISDVLIGMSPFNQAVIDATMKELDGTQNYGNLGANAVLGVSMAVARAAAQSLDIPLYRYLGGANAMVMPTPMLNIINGGSHADNNVDFQEYMIMPVGFEDFATSLRAAAEVYHNLKSILAAKGHSTALGDEGGFAPDLSSNEEPIQVIMEAIEKAGYKPGEEIGIALDVAASEIVTEGGYRLESEDRTLSSEELVAYYENLCQKYPIVSIEDGLSEDDWDGFKLMTEKLGNKIQIVGDDLFVTNAAILNEGIQKGIANSILIKPNQIGSVSETMLTVRLAQRNGYTCVMSHRSGESEDAFIADFATALNCGQIKTGSTARGERTAKYNRLLEIENETVYSEYLGSALFS; from the coding sequence ATGTTTATTGATGATGTAAGTGCAATTGAAGTAATGGACTCCCGCGGGAATCCGACAGTAAAAGCGACAGTAAGACTGAGTGACGGAACAACCGCAAGCGCAATAGTACCCTCAGGGGCAAGTACCGGAAAACGTGAAGCTTTGGAGTTGCGTGACGGCGGTGATCGCTACATGGGCAAAGGTGTTTTAAAGGCTGTTGAAAATGTGAATTCTCAGATTTCTGATGTGCTTATCGGGATGAGTCCTTTTAACCAGGCTGTCATTGATGCAACAATGAAAGAGCTTGACGGAACACAAAACTATGGAAATCTCGGGGCAAATGCTGTTCTTGGCGTTTCTATGGCGGTTGCACGTGCAGCTGCACAGAGTCTTGATATTCCTTTGTACCGCTATTTGGGCGGAGCCAATGCAATGGTTATGCCGACACCGATGCTCAATATCATCAATGGCGGAAGCCATGCTGACAATAACGTAGACTTTCAAGAGTATATGATTATGCCTGTCGGCTTTGAAGATTTTGCAACGTCTTTACGCGCCGCTGCTGAAGTGTACCATAACCTGAAATCTATTTTAGCTGCAAAAGGACACAGTACAGCGCTTGGCGACGAGGGTGGTTTTGCACCGGATCTGAGTTCGAATGAGGAGCCTATTCAGGTTATCATGGAAGCGATTGAAAAAGCAGGGTACAAACCAGGTGAAGAGATTGGGATTGCACTCGATGTTGCAGCAAGCGAGATTGTTACAGAGGGTGGATACAGACTGGAGTCAGAAGATCGCACACTCAGCAGTGAAGAGCTGGTAGCCTACTATGAAAATCTGTGTCAAAAGTATCCGATTGTCTCAATTGAAGACGGATTAAGCGAAGATGACTGGGACGGATTTAAGCTTATGACTGAAAAACTCGGCAATAAAATTCAGATTGTCGGTGATGATTTGTTTGTTACCAATGCCGCTATATTGAATGAGGGTATTCAAAAAGGTATAGCAAACTCTATTTTAATCAAGCCAAACCAAATCGGTTCAGTAAGCGAGACTATGCTGACAGTTCGTCTTGCCCAAAGAAACGGTTACACCTGTGTAATGAGCCATCGTTCAGGTGAGAGTGAAGATGCGTTTATCGCTGATTTTGCTACGGCACTTAACTGTGGTCAGATTAAAACAGGTTCGACTGCGAGAGGTGAAAGAACCGCAAAATACAATCGTTTGCTGGAAATTGAAAATGAAACAGTCTACAGTGAGTATTTAGGTTCGGCACTGTTTAGCTAG
- the recA gene encoding recombinase RecA: MDANKQKSLDLAMKQIDKAFGKGALMRLGDKDIVPIRSISTGSLGLDLALGIGGVPQGRVVEIYGPESSGKTTLALQITSECQKAGGVCAFIDAEHALDVIYAKNLGVDIDNLLVSQPDYAEQALDIVETIARSGAIDLIVIDSVAALTPKVELEGEMNDQQVGVQARLMSKALRKLTGVLSKMNCTIIFINQIRMKIGMMGYGSPETTSGGNALKFYASVRIDVRRIASLKQGESQIGNRVKAKVIKNKVAPPFRQAEFDIMFGEGISKEGELVDYGVKLDIIDKSGAWFSYGETKLGQGRENVKAKFKDEPELAAEIEEKVKQAMGMSSLMTMDTSDIAEADA, from the coding sequence ATGGATGCAAACAAACAAAAATCATTAGACTTGGCGATGAAGCAGATAGATAAAGCCTTTGGCAAAGGTGCTTTAATGCGCCTTGGTGATAAGGATATTGTGCCGATCCGGTCTATAAGTACAGGTTCTTTGGGGCTTGATTTGGCACTTGGAATAGGCGGTGTACCGCAGGGAAGAGTCGTTGAGATATACGGGCCGGAGAGCTCCGGTAAGACAACTTTGGCGCTCCAAATTACGTCTGAATGCCAAAAGGCCGGAGGGGTATGCGCTTTTATAGATGCAGAACATGCACTTGATGTCATCTATGCGAAGAATCTTGGCGTAGATATTGACAATCTTCTGGTTTCTCAGCCTGATTATGCTGAACAGGCACTTGATATTGTAGAGACGATTGCACGAAGCGGTGCTATTGATCTGATTGTTATAGATTCCGTGGCCGCATTGACACCAAAAGTTGAACTTGAAGGTGAGATGAATGATCAGCAGGTCGGTGTTCAGGCCCGTCTTATGTCTAAGGCATTGCGAAAGCTCACAGGTGTGCTGAGCAAAATGAACTGTACGATTATATTTATCAACCAGATTCGTATGAAAATCGGTATGATGGGGTATGGCTCACCTGAGACAACATCAGGCGGGAATGCTTTAAAATTTTATGCTTCTGTCCGTATAGACGTGCGTCGTATAGCTTCACTGAAGCAGGGGGAGAGTCAAATTGGTAACAGAGTCAAAGCAAAAGTAATTAAAAATAAAGTGGCCCCTCCTTTTCGTCAGGCAGAATTTGATATAATGTTCGGAGAAGGAATCTCAAAAGAGGGTGAGCTCGTTGACTATGGTGTAAAATTAGACATAATAGACAAAAGCGGGGCTTGGTTTTCTTATGGAGAGACCAAACTTGGTCAAGGCCGTGAAAATGTCAAGGCGAAATTTAAAGATGAGCCGGAACTTGCAGCTGAGATTGAAGAGAAGGTTAAACAGGCGATGGGCATGAGCTCTCTTATGACGATGGATACTTCTGATATAGCAGAAGCCGACGCATAA
- a CDS encoding menaquinone biosynthesis family protein: MKKTLIAHSPDADDIFMYYAIKFGWVDMKDTHFDNIAKDIQTLNEDALNGVYDIVAISFALYPNIREEYAPLRTAVSFGEGYGPKLIKRKGQRLRRNFKVALSGKHTTNAMLFRIAYPEARISYMNFLEIENAVKEGKVDAGVLIHESILTFADELEVEREMWDIWQELAGKELPLPLGGMAIRRSLPLNRAIDYEKTLTKAVQVARDHKERLSHMLIERDLVRIDAQTLAKYLELYANDDSITLSDIQYEAIDKLFEIGYEHGFYDKPVAIRDYLIPTEYTALRES, encoded by the coding sequence ATGAAAAAAACTCTTATTGCACATTCACCTGACGCAGACGATATTTTTATGTACTATGCCATCAAATTCGGCTGGGTAGATATGAAAGATACACACTTTGACAATATTGCAAAAGATATACAAACCCTCAATGAGGATGCACTTAACGGTGTTTATGATATTGTAGCCATCAGCTTTGCCCTCTATCCGAATATCAGAGAAGAGTATGCTCCTCTTCGGACCGCTGTAAGTTTCGGTGAAGGTTATGGCCCTAAGCTTATCAAAAGAAAGGGTCAGCGACTCAGACGAAATTTTAAAGTGGCTCTCAGCGGAAAACATACAACCAATGCAATGCTTTTTCGCATCGCCTACCCTGAGGCACGCATAAGCTATATGAATTTTCTGGAAATAGAGAATGCCGTCAAAGAGGGGAAAGTGGATGCCGGAGTACTGATACATGAAAGCATATTAACTTTTGCGGACGAACTTGAAGTAGAGCGTGAAATGTGGGATATCTGGCAGGAACTTGCCGGCAAAGAGTTGCCGCTGCCTCTTGGAGGTATGGCAATCCGTCGCTCTTTGCCTCTCAATCGTGCAATAGATTATGAAAAAACACTGACAAAAGCAGTGCAGGTTGCCCGTGACCACAAAGAGAGACTCTCACACATGCTTATAGAACGTGACCTGGTCCGCATAGATGCACAGACACTTGCAAAATATCTTGAACTCTATGCAAATGATGACTCCATCACCCTCAGCGATATTCAATACGAAGCCATCGACAAACTTTTTGAGATAGGCTATGAACACGGATTTTACGACAAACCTGTTGCAATCAGAGACTATCTGATCCCTACAGAGTATACGGCACTGAGAGAGTCATAA
- the fliQ gene encoding flagellar biosynthesis protein FliQ — MEAKLVALGVQTFQIALYLALPGLLTGMFLGLAVSIFQATTQINEMTLSFIPKIIGVVIVIVLTMPWMLNEMTDFSVGVFNMIPTFVE, encoded by the coding sequence ATGGAAGCAAAACTCGTAGCACTTGGCGTACAGACATTTCAGATTGCACTCTATCTTGCACTTCCCGGACTCCTTACAGGTATGTTTTTGGGACTTGCTGTCAGTATTTTCCAGGCTACAACACAAATCAATGAAATGACGCTCTCTTTCATTCCAAAAATAATCGGTGTGGTTATCGTCATCGTCCTTACAATGCCCTGGATGCTCAACGAGATGACAGACTTTTCTGTCGGTGTATTTAATATGATTCCCACCTTTGTCGAGTAA
- a CDS encoding UDP-N-acetylmuramate dehydrogenase — MQFKSIDFSKYSSFKIGNVVDVALLEEDFTDLADYTLIGSCNNTLIGPNPPKLMMLDKKYNYIKINNGLLKIGGATPSGKIASFCKKHNIANFEFLSHLPGKLGGLVYMNAGLKEFEIFNNLISITTPSGLHVKEEIQFGYRKTNIKEPILEAAFSLTYGFSQEKVTMFKKMRANQPATPSAGSCFKNPEGDYAGRLIEAVGLKGKRVGNIEFSRVHANFLVNHGNGSFEDAVFLITEAQKKVFNNFGIKLELEIVILDTKTKTLF; from the coding sequence ATGCAGTTTAAAAGTATCGATTTTTCAAAATATTCCTCTTTTAAAATAGGGAATGTTGTTGATGTTGCTCTTTTAGAAGAAGATTTTACAGATCTGGCAGACTACACTCTCATAGGGTCCTGCAATAATACTCTTATAGGACCCAATCCACCAAAACTGATGATGCTCGATAAAAAATACAACTATATAAAAATAAACAACGGTCTTTTAAAAATCGGCGGAGCAACACCCTCGGGTAAAATTGCCTCTTTTTGTAAAAAGCACAATATCGCAAACTTTGAATTTCTTTCCCATCTTCCGGGAAAACTCGGTGGTCTTGTTTATATGAATGCCGGACTCAAAGAGTTTGAAATTTTTAACAATCTTATCAGTATTACCACCCCCTCCGGGTTACATGTAAAAGAGGAGATACAATTTGGTTACAGAAAAACAAATATCAAAGAACCCATACTTGAAGCAGCTTTTTCTTTAACATATGGTTTTAGTCAGGAAAAAGTAACAATGTTTAAAAAAATGCGCGCCAACCAGCCTGCAACCCCGAGTGCAGGCAGCTGTTTTAAAAACCCCGAAGGTGATTATGCCGGCAGACTGATAGAGGCGGTAGGACTCAAAGGCAAAAGAGTCGGCAATATAGAGTTCAGCAGAGTCCATGCAAATTTTTTAGTCAATCACGGAAACGGCAGTTTTGAGGATGCCGTTTTTCTTATAACTGAAGCACAAAAAAAAGTTTTTAACAACTTTGGAATAAAACTAGAGTTAGAAATCGTAATTTTAGACACAAAAACAAAAACACTCTTTTAA
- a CDS encoding TIGR04219 family outer membrane beta-barrel protein encodes MKKILSAIAVSTILSASLCADMARVEIGAGAWAQTPSGTADYNAGGGVTGTNTFDEKKDTSAYVWMLVKHPIPVVPNIRLEYVSIHATGTATGSWGGVTIPGSSNSVLDIKEYDIIPYYNILDNTFWTTVDLGLDIKVMNMDYTVAQNGPFPGYQDSYTAPIPLLYARVRVEIPTTNIALESDAKYVTTGSSTIYDVRAKIDYTFDISPIVQPALEIGYRTQKIKIDEDGEDVKTDMDFSGFYAGLMLRF; translated from the coding sequence ATGAAAAAAATCTTATCTGCTATTGCTGTAAGTACAATTTTGAGCGCTTCGCTTTGTGCCGACATGGCAAGAGTTGAAATCGGTGCGGGTGCATGGGCACAGACACCGTCCGGTACAGCTGATTATAACGCTGGCGGCGGTGTCACAGGTACAAATACATTTGATGAAAAAAAAGACACATCCGCCTATGTGTGGATGCTTGTAAAACATCCGATTCCGGTTGTTCCGAATATCAGACTTGAGTATGTCAGTATCCATGCAACGGGTACGGCAACAGGTTCATGGGGTGGCGTGACTATACCTGGGTCATCAAACAGTGTTTTGGATATCAAAGAGTATGATATTATTCCTTACTATAATATACTGGACAACACTTTTTGGACAACAGTTGATCTGGGGCTGGATATAAAAGTGATGAACATGGACTACACAGTGGCACAAAACGGACCGTTCCCGGGGTATCAGGATTCCTATACCGCACCTATTCCGCTTCTTTATGCAAGGGTAAGAGTGGAAATTCCGACAACAAACATTGCTCTTGAGAGTGATGCAAAGTATGTGACTACAGGTTCTTCGACTATTTATGACGTGCGTGCAAAAATAGACTATACCTTTGACATCTCACCGATTGTGCAGCCTGCTCTTGAAATAGGCTACAGAACACAAAAAATAAAAATAGACGAAGACGGGGAAGATGTGAAAACAGATATGGATTTTTCAGGATTCTATGCAGGTTTAATGCTGCGTTTTTAA
- the tpx gene encoding thiol peroxidase, translating into MATTKFKGTDVELLGNEVNVGDKAPEVNVVNSDGLGDVKVGGAQGTKQLIIVVPSLDTGVCATETRNFNAKAAELDGVKTVVVSMDLPFAAGRFCSAEGIDKLTVASDFRNKDFANAYGVLLGGSPLAGVTARAIFVIDENGIVTYKEIVPEITEEPQYDAAIEAAKK; encoded by the coding sequence ATGGCAACAACTAAATTCAAAGGTACAGACGTAGAGTTATTAGGAAATGAAGTAAATGTAGGTGATAAAGCACCAGAAGTTAATGTAGTAAACTCAGATGGTTTGGGTGATGTAAAAGTTGGTGGTGCTCAAGGTACAAAACAACTTATCATCGTAGTTCCTTCACTTGATACAGGTGTATGTGCTACAGAAACTCGTAACTTTAATGCAAAAGCTGCAGAACTTGACGGTGTTAAAACTGTTGTTGTTTCTATGGACCTTCCTTTTGCTGCAGGACGTTTCTGTTCAGCTGAGGGAATCGATAAATTAACTGTTGCTTCAGATTTCAGAAACAAAGACTTTGCTAACGCATACGGTGTACTTTTAGGCGGTTCTCCACTTGCAGGTGTAACTGCTCGTGCTATCTTCGTAATTGATGAAAACGGAATTGTAACTTATAAAGAAATCGTTCCAGAAATCACTGAAGAGCCTCAGTATGACGCTGCAATAGAAGCTGCTAAAAAATAG
- the tsaD gene encoding tRNA (adenosine(37)-N6)-threonylcarbamoyltransferase complex transferase subunit TsaD, producing MVLSIESSCDDSAIAVTEIATNKLVFHKKISQEIEHSVYGGVVPELAARLHAEALPKILEQCEPYFKKIKAVAVTTSPGLAVTLIEGVTLAKAVSVALDIPLIAVNHLTGHIYSLFIEKETLFPLTVLLVSGGHTQVMEVKSLTDIATVAKSMDDSFGESFDKVAKMMGMGYPGGPVIEKLAKEGDRKRYDFTVPLLRTPKFAFSYSGLKNAVRLAVEKSEPQDYKDIAASFEYTASKHLVHKLKKYFQTNPPKNFAIVGGASANQYLRGEIKKLLQPYNAQLLLSDLEYCSDNAAMIGRVAVDMYKQGMFTSLEEVSVAARVKM from the coding sequence ATGGTTTTAAGTATAGAAAGTTCCTGTGATGACAGTGCAATTGCTGTAACAGAAATAGCAACAAACAAACTTGTTTTTCATAAAAAGATTTCACAGGAGATTGAGCACAGCGTATACGGCGGTGTTGTTCCGGAGCTGGCAGCGCGCCTGCATGCAGAGGCTTTGCCAAAGATTTTGGAGCAGTGTGAGCCTTATTTTAAAAAGATAAAAGCGGTTGCGGTGACAACGAGCCCGGGACTTGCCGTTACGCTGATAGAGGGGGTTACCTTGGCAAAGGCAGTGAGTGTTGCACTTGATATTCCCCTTATTGCGGTAAATCATCTTACCGGGCATATTTATTCACTTTTTATTGAAAAAGAGACGCTTTTTCCTTTGACGGTTCTGCTTGTTTCAGGCGGACACACACAAGTGATGGAAGTAAAAAGTCTGACAGACATTGCAACAGTTGCAAAAAGTATGGATGACAGTTTCGGTGAGAGTTTTGACAAGGTCGCAAAGATGATGGGGATGGGATATCCCGGCGGACCGGTTATAGAAAAACTTGCAAAAGAGGGCGACAGAAAAAGATATGACTTTACCGTTCCTCTGCTGCGAACACCAAAATTTGCTTTTAGCTATTCGGGACTGAAAAATGCGGTTCGGCTTGCTGTTGAAAAATCTGAACCGCAAGACTATAAAGATATAGCGGCTTCTTTTGAATATACTGCAAGCAAACATCTTGTACACAAACTTAAAAAATATTTTCAGACAAACCCTCCGAAAAACTTTGCCATTGTCGGGGGTGCAAGTGCAAACCAGTATCTGCGAGGGGAAATAAAAAAGCTGCTGCAGCCTTATAATGCACAACTACTTTTGAGCGATTTAGAGTACTGTTCTGATAATGCGGCTATGATAGGGCGGGTTGCAGTGGATATGTACAAGCAGGGGATGTTTACTTCCTTGGAAGAAGTGAGTGTAGCAGCAAGGGTAAAGATGTGA
- the dxr gene encoding 1-deoxy-D-xylulose-5-phosphate reductoisomerase has translation MILLGSTGSIGVNALLVARRFGIKVEVLVCGKNITLLNKQIKEHKPKVVVVANKADVAKVNHSRVYSGEEAILHVIEEATSKLVVNALVGFLGLRPTLKAIECDKKVALANKESLVACGSFIDTSKIQPIDSEHFGLWYLLQERPVKKMTITASGGAFRDWDITRLHTATLSDTQKHPNWSMGQKITIDSATMVNKMFELLEARWLFGEGEYDAIIETQSLIHAMIDFKDGSTTAHFANASMQLPIAYALDEKMDEAILPHVDLVQVGRLEFRQISPERYPVWQIKEDLLKNPQRGVVVNAANEAAIEMFIAKKIGFMDISKIIINAYENFSDALPLHVSDIFLIDQEVRKYVGKNRWF, from the coding sequence TTGATACTTTTAGGTTCGACAGGTTCCATCGGTGTCAATGCTTTGCTGGTTGCCAGACGTTTTGGTATAAAAGTTGAGGTGTTGGTTTGTGGTAAAAATATTACACTTTTAAATAAGCAAATTAAAGAACATAAGCCAAAAGTTGTCGTTGTAGCAAATAAAGCAGATGTTGCAAAAGTAAATCATTCTCGTGTTTATAGTGGAGAAGAAGCTATATTACATGTAATAGAAGAAGCAACCTCCAAACTTGTAGTAAATGCACTGGTAGGTTTTTTAGGCCTGCGTCCGACACTCAAAGCCATAGAATGTGATAAAAAAGTGGCCCTGGCAAACAAAGAATCCCTTGTAGCCTGCGGCAGTTTCATTGATACATCAAAAATTCAGCCTATTGACAGCGAGCATTTTGGATTGTGGTATCTGTTGCAGGAGAGACCGGTAAAAAAAATGACGATTACAGCAAGCGGCGGAGCTTTTCGTGACTGGGATATAACAAGACTGCATACAGCAACACTCTCAGATACACAAAAGCATCCAAACTGGTCAATGGGGCAAAAAATCACAATTGATTCGGCAACCATGGTCAATAAAATGTTTGAGCTCCTCGAAGCACGCTGGCTCTTTGGCGAGGGAGAATATGATGCCATTATTGAGACGCAGTCTTTGATTCACGCGATGATAGACTTCAAAGATGGCTCAACCACAGCACATTTTGCCAATGCGAGTATGCAGTTGCCCATAGCCTATGCGCTTGATGAAAAAATGGATGAAGCGATTTTACCGCATGTTGATCTTGTACAGGTGGGACGTCTGGAGTTTCGCCAAATCAGTCCGGAGCGCTATCCTGTCTGGCAGATTAAAGAAGATCTGCTGAAAAATCCGCAAAGAGGCGTTGTTGTCAATGCGGCAAATGAGGCGGCTATTGAGATGTTTATCGCCAAAAAAATAGGTTTTATGGATATCAGTAAAATTATTATCAATGCGTATGAAAATTTCAGTGATGCACTCCCTTTACATGTAAGCGATATATTCCTTATAGATCAAGAAGTGCGAAAATATGTAGGAAAGAACAGATGGTTTTAA
- a CDS encoding phosphatidate cytidylyltransferase, protein MSILRDSRERIVTGLALLAVVLIVGLIDNFFVMWLFLGTVYILAFKEAVVLFGVEKDNLLPYAAALWLIAAFYPYGDDLFVLAGVGYASAVAYDKNLKWVDFLPFIYPTAGLLFILTMYEEYGVLSLVWLLGVVALTDIGAYFVGKSIGKTKFCETSPNKTLEGVIGGVALATFVGAFLGVFAVDFWIALVISFMVALSSIFGDLFESSLKRSAGVKDSGDLLPGHGGILDRIDGYLFGAIVMLVLLRGLV, encoded by the coding sequence ATGAGCATATTACGAGATAGTAGAGAGCGGATAGTCACAGGATTGGCACTTTTGGCCGTTGTGCTGATTGTCGGATTGATAGACAATTTTTTTGTTATGTGGCTTTTTCTTGGGACTGTATACATTTTGGCTTTTAAAGAGGCTGTGGTGCTTTTTGGTGTAGAAAAAGATAATCTTCTGCCATATGCAGCAGCCTTATGGCTTATAGCCGCTTTTTATCCTTACGGGGATGATTTGTTTGTGCTTGCAGGCGTCGGCTATGCATCTGCTGTGGCGTATGACAAAAATCTGAAATGGGTTGACTTTTTACCGTTTATCTATCCGACGGCAGGGCTGCTTTTTATTTTAACAATGTATGAAGAGTATGGCGTACTGTCACTAGTCTGGCTGCTGGGTGTTGTTGCCCTGACTGATATCGGCGCCTATTTTGTAGGCAAAAGCATAGGAAAAACAAAATTTTGTGAGACAAGTCCGAATAAAACCCTTGAAGGTGTCATAGGCGGTGTAGCCCTTGCAACATTTGTCGGCGCATTTTTGGGTGTTTTTGCTGTTGATTTCTGGATTGCTCTTGTCATCTCTTTTATGGTTGCTCTGAGCTCAATATTCGGCGATTTGTTTGAGTCGTCGCTCAAACGCAGTGCCGGGGTAAAAGACAGTGGTGATCTGCTTCCGGGGCATGGCGGCATACTTGACAGAATTGACGGCTACCTTTTTGGTGCGATTGTCATGCTTGTACTGCTTCGCGGACTGGTCTAG
- a CDS encoding NFACT family protein, which yields MKLSHLEQITDYLQNFKKISAAFRVSDSIIKIVFDKNDALYFNMQRSNSSIFKCEEYPRSKVYNAPFDVILAKRFNRANVLHAELLNDDKIIRIKTSLASAYKEETTYLQIEFTGKYTNVIILDEENIVLEALRHVDLFSSFREVRVGQKLLDVPPAPFVAKEYPLEDVEAFLYEVYEKEQNVKLEGLKKQKISQLEKKLQKLQKLYAKLDSQESLEKEAQENGHLGNLVLSNVQNIKPYAREIELEDYDGSKVHIALQKRYPTPFMISEMFFSKSKKAKQRAKHLHIEEESLRSKIEHLKRFIHVIKEAKDVAKIEMLLPKKVQNKKVRQNDSIEVFWIEGYKVQLGKNEKGNVELLKNARAKDIWLHMKDRPSAHVIITTDKQNLPQNIILAGARLCVEFSTASKDRFLVDYTPRREVTIQNGANVLYNKYKTIEVDTRA from the coding sequence ATGAAACTTTCACATTTAGAACAAATTACTGATTATTTACAAAATTTTAAAAAAATATCTGCTGCATTTCGGGTAAGCGACAGCATCATCAAAATTGTTTTTGACAAAAATGATGCGCTTTATTTTAACATGCAACGCTCGAATTCAAGCATATTCAAATGTGAAGAGTACCCGCGTTCCAAGGTCTATAATGCCCCTTTTGATGTCATTTTAGCCAAACGGTTCAACCGTGCAAACGTCTTACATGCAGAACTGCTCAATGATGATAAAATTATACGCATTAAAACCTCGCTGGCTTCTGCTTATAAAGAAGAAACAACCTATCTGCAGATAGAATTTACCGGAAAATATACCAATGTCATTATTCTGGATGAAGAGAATATTGTGCTTGAAGCACTGCGTCATGTTGATCTGTTTTCCTCTTTTCGGGAAGTTCGGGTTGGGCAAAAACTGCTGGATGTTCCGCCTGCGCCTTTTGTGGCAAAAGAGTATCCGCTTGAGGATGTGGAAGCATTTTTATACGAAGTGTATGAAAAAGAGCAAAATGTAAAACTTGAAGGATTGAAAAAGCAAAAAATTTCCCAGCTTGAGAAAAAACTGCAAAAACTGCAAAAACTTTATGCAAAACTTGATTCACAGGAGAGCCTGGAAAAAGAGGCACAGGAAAATGGGCATTTGGGCAATTTGGTGCTCTCAAATGTGCAAAACATTAAGCCTTATGCAAGAGAAATAGAACTGGAAGATTATGACGGTTCAAAAGTGCACATAGCATTGCAAAAACGCTATCCCACTCCTTTTATGATAAGTGAAATGTTCTTTTCCAAAAGTAAAAAAGCAAAACAACGTGCCAAGCATCTGCATATAGAAGAGGAGTCCCTACGCTCAAAAATAGAACATCTCAAGCGCTTTATACATGTAATCAAAGAGGCAAAAGATGTGGCAAAGATAGAGATGCTTTTGCCCAAAAAAGTACAAAACAAAAAAGTCAGGCAAAATGACTCCATAGAAGTGTTTTGGATAGAAGGCTATAAAGTGCAACTGGGAAAAAATGAAAAAGGCAATGTCGAACTTTTAAAAAATGCACGCGCAAAAGATATATGGTTGCATATGAAAGACCGTCCTTCCGCCCATGTCATCATTACCACTGACAAGCAGAATCTCCCGCAAAACATCATTTTGGCAGGGGCAAGACTTTGTGTAGAATTCAGTACCGCTTCAAAAGACCGCTTTTTGGTCGATTATACTCCCAGACGAGAAGTCACGATACAAAACGGGGCAAATGTGTTGTATAATAAGTATAAGACAATAGAGGTAGATACAAGAGCCTAG
- a CDS encoding precorrin-2 C(20)-methyltransferase yields MNQKLTMVSLGPGDVELLTLKALNAFRECDAICVPTKSEDNTFTKSISYKIVSDALSLLHVTKTIVPVYSPMHFNYEDWVHEADIILETLQKYNKVCFVTLGDAAIYSSIYYLLDIIKEKNEKIYKSCKVIAGVTSFSAASAEVQKALCLGDEKLIIKPINPRSEVKTTEILMRPKIGMNTEVLGEGNFYTFENMYLEDAKITSSKISKVKKYMTLFINFARR; encoded by the coding sequence ATGAATCAAAAACTTACTATGGTCTCTTTAGGTCCAGGAGATGTTGAACTCTTGACACTTAAAGCACTCAATGCTTTTAGGGAATGTGATGCCATCTGTGTACCTACAAAAAGCGAAGACAATACTTTTACAAAATCTATCAGCTATAAAATCGTCTCGGATGCGCTTTCACTCTTACATGTAACCAAGACTATTGTACCGGTTTATTCACCTATGCATTTTAACTATGAAGACTGGGTACACGAGGCCGATATAATTTTAGAGACACTGCAAAAATACAATAAGGTCTGCTTTGTCACACTTGGAGATGCTGCTATTTACTCAAGTATCTACTATCTGCTTGACATTATCAAAGAAAAAAATGAAAAAATCTATAAAAGCTGTAAAGTTATAGCAGGTGTCACTTCATTTAGCGCCGCTTCCGCCGAAGTGCAAAAAGCACTTTGTTTAGGTGATGAAAAACTCATCATTAAGCCTATAAATCCACGATCTGAAGTCAAAACTACAGAAATTTTAATGCGCCCAAAAATCGGAATGAATACAGAGGTTTTAGGAGAAGGTAATTTTTATACTTTTGAAAATATGTATCTTGAAGATGCTAAAATCACATCTTCAAAGATTAGTAAAGTCAAAAAGTATATGACCCTTTTTATCAATTTTGCAAGGCGCTAG